In a genomic window of Spirosoma agri:
- the murG gene encoding undecaprenyldiphospho-muramoylpentapeptide beta-N-acetylglucosaminyltransferase, translating into MKVIISGGGTGGHIYPAIAIANELKVLDPTTQILFVGAEGKMEMEKVPRAGYEIVGLPVVGIKREFTLANLAFPIKLGRSFLRAQQIVREFRPDAAVGVGGYASGPLLFAASLKGIPTLIQEQNSYAGLTNKALARWAERICVAYPGMDAFFPADKIKVTGNPVRSDIQFADQQIDAGRKLFGLETNRPTVLVIGGSQGARTLNESLEAGLHRFVDAGVQVVWQTGTAFIERARAAVAATGSPLIKAYDFIYEMDKAYAVADAVVSRAGALSVSELCLVGRPAILVPLPTAAEDHQTKNAMSLVDRHAALLVNDRTAREELVTAALALLANSAQRQQLSTEIKTLAKPNAAREIAEEVTKLIN; encoded by the coding sequence ATGAAAGTTATTATCAGCGGGGGCGGCACCGGTGGACATATTTACCCGGCCATTGCCATTGCCAACGAATTGAAAGTCCTGGACCCTACTACGCAAATTCTGTTTGTAGGGGCCGAAGGAAAAATGGAAATGGAGAAAGTGCCCCGAGCTGGTTATGAGATCGTTGGCTTGCCTGTCGTTGGTATCAAGCGTGAATTCACACTGGCGAATCTGGCTTTTCCCATCAAATTAGGCCGGAGTTTTCTGCGTGCTCAGCAGATCGTTCGTGAGTTTCGGCCCGATGCGGCTGTTGGTGTGGGTGGCTATGCGAGTGGCCCGCTGTTGTTCGCGGCATCACTGAAAGGAATTCCAACGCTGATTCAGGAGCAAAACTCGTATGCCGGGCTGACAAACAAGGCATTAGCCCGGTGGGCAGAACGTATTTGTGTAGCCTATCCGGGTATGGACGCGTTCTTTCCCGCCGATAAAATAAAAGTGACGGGGAATCCGGTACGCAGTGATATTCAGTTTGCCGATCAGCAAATCGATGCCGGGCGGAAACTGTTTGGGCTGGAAACGAACCGTCCTACAGTATTGGTCATTGGCGGGAGTCAGGGCGCCCGAACGCTGAACGAAAGTCTGGAGGCTGGTCTACACCGATTTGTGGATGCGGGCGTTCAAGTAGTTTGGCAAACCGGAACGGCGTTTATCGAACGGGCGCGGGCGGCTGTTGCGGCAACAGGCTCACCGTTAATCAAGGCTTACGACTTCATCTACGAGATGGATAAAGCTTATGCGGTGGCTGATGCCGTGGTATCGAGAGCAGGTGCGTTGTCCGTATCCGAACTTTGTTTGGTCGGTAGGCCCGCCATTTTAGTACCTTTGCCGACGGCTGCGGAAGATCACCAGACAAAAAATGCCATGAGTCTGGTCGATCGGCACGCTGCTTTGCTGGTCAATGACCGCACCGCGCGCGAAGAGCTCGTAACGGCTGCGCTGGCCTTACTGGCTAATTCGGCCCAGCGTCAGCAACTAAGTACTGAGATTAAGACACTGGCAAAGCCGAATGCGGCCCGTGAAATTGCAGAAGAAGTAACAAAACTTATCAACTAG
- the murC gene encoding UDP-N-acetylmuramate--L-alanine ligase has product MTLDQFKYIYFLGIGGIGMSALARWFGVNGYDVAGYDKTPTALTTALQTEGMAIHFLEDVEQIPVSFRQNPSETLVIYTPAVPKTHQEYIYLTENGFTLQKRSQVLGLLAGQMKTVGVAGTHGKTTTSSMVAHILRHSGVNCAAFLGGITNNYGTNFLLNEPADDLRSVVCVVEADEFDRSFLTLFPNLAIVTSTDADHLDIYGAHEAVLESFAIFVSQIESDGTLFMKKGLALTDKTKATVQQYSLDEGDYYSQNLTIENAAFVFDLVYPDGVIDAIHLVVPGYHNVENAVAAGAVALKLGVSPEAIRSALNSYLGVRRRFEYVLKTDEAVLIDDYAHHPAEVKAFLQSVKALYPDRELTAIFQPHLFTRTRDFAEGFAESLSLADSVILLDIYPARELPIEGVTSELIFRDIRSKTKQRSTKDELLDVVRGMKPSLLVTIGAGDVDQMLPALKSVLKDQ; this is encoded by the coding sequence ATGACCTTAGATCAGTTCAAGTACATTTATTTTTTGGGTATTGGTGGCATTGGCATGAGCGCCCTTGCCCGATGGTTTGGTGTGAATGGGTATGACGTGGCCGGTTACGACAAGACGCCTACGGCGCTGACAACCGCGCTGCAAACCGAAGGCATGGCAATTCATTTTCTGGAAGATGTTGAGCAGATACCCGTTTCGTTTCGCCAGAACCCGTCCGAAACGCTCGTTATCTACACACCTGCTGTTCCGAAAACGCATCAGGAATATATTTATTTAACGGAAAACGGCTTTACCTTACAGAAACGCTCCCAGGTATTAGGGTTGCTGGCTGGCCAGATGAAAACCGTTGGCGTTGCCGGGACGCACGGCAAAACGACAACCTCCTCGATGGTGGCCCACATTCTTCGTCATTCGGGCGTGAACTGTGCGGCTTTTCTGGGCGGAATCACCAATAACTACGGGACGAATTTTCTGCTCAATGAGCCTGCCGACGATCTGCGATCGGTCGTTTGTGTCGTAGAAGCCGATGAGTTCGATCGTTCTTTCCTGACCTTATTTCCCAATCTGGCCATTGTTACATCGACGGATGCCGACCATCTGGATATTTACGGCGCGCATGAGGCTGTGCTTGAGTCATTTGCCATTTTTGTTAGCCAGATCGAGTCAGACGGTACGCTGTTCATGAAAAAAGGATTGGCGCTGACCGATAAAACAAAAGCAACTGTCCAGCAGTATTCTCTTGACGAGGGCGATTATTACAGCCAAAATCTGACGATTGAAAACGCGGCATTTGTATTCGATTTGGTATATCCAGATGGTGTTATTGATGCTATTCACTTAGTTGTTCCGGGTTACCATAACGTCGAAAATGCGGTTGCTGCCGGGGCAGTAGCGCTGAAATTGGGTGTCTCTCCAGAGGCCATTCGATCGGCGTTGAATAGTTATCTGGGCGTTCGTCGGCGATTCGAGTACGTGCTTAAAACAGATGAGGCTGTGCTTATCGACGATTATGCGCACCACCCGGCTGAAGTGAAAGCGTTTCTGCAATCCGTTAAAGCCTTATACCCAGACCGTGAGTTGACAGCTATCTTTCAGCCGCACCTGTTCACGCGCACCCGCGATTTTGCCGAAGGGTTTGCGGAAAGCCTGTCGCTGGCTGATTCGGTAATTCTGCTGGATATTTATCCGGCCCGCGAATTACCAATCGAGGGCGTGACCTCAGAATTGATTTTTCGGGATATTCGCTCTAAAACGAAGCAACGAAGTACCAAAGACGAACTACTCGACGTTGTGCGGGGGATGAAACCATCGTTGCTTGTTACTATTGGAGCCGGTGATGTGGATCAAATGTTACCAGCCTTGAAAAGCGTGCTAAAAGACCAATAG
- a CDS encoding cell division protein FtsQ/DivIB has product MFSTFKSIKKWLVTIGGVFLLFCLIAFTEIRHRQKRVQAVIVHIDQIDGHSFLTRRDVTGYLTNGGADPVIGKEYKELDFHQLEERLQNHGLINKCQVSRDLTGDLLVTIEQPRPVARLMASNEGLRMVAGQYVSEDGKFFPISMNYSARVPVLTGNYFDKNRSLANERNKPLLELLKRVRNDPFWRAQITELSVDEQGRITMWPQVGNHQIEFGTPTDLEAKLKKLKLFYTDVLPVKGWDRYSRVNVQYRNQIVCE; this is encoded by the coding sequence ATGTTTTCTACCTTTAAATCAATCAAGAAGTGGTTGGTCACAATTGGGGGAGTTTTTTTGCTCTTTTGTCTAATCGCTTTTACTGAAATCCGGCACAGACAGAAGCGCGTTCAGGCCGTTATTGTACATATCGACCAAATCGATGGACATTCTTTCCTAACGCGTCGGGATGTAACCGGTTATCTGACCAATGGCGGGGCTGATCCGGTGATCGGTAAAGAGTATAAAGAGCTTGACTTCCATCAGTTGGAGGAGCGGCTTCAGAATCATGGATTGATAAACAAATGTCAGGTGTCCCGTGATCTTACGGGAGATTTGCTGGTCACGATCGAACAGCCCAGACCGGTTGCTCGGTTAATGGCATCGAATGAGGGGTTGAGGATGGTAGCGGGACAGTATGTAAGCGAAGACGGTAAATTTTTTCCCATCTCGATGAATTATTCGGCCCGCGTACCGGTGTTAACGGGGAATTACTTTGACAAAAATCGTTCGCTCGCCAACGAACGGAACAAACCGTTGCTGGAATTACTGAAACGAGTGCGTAATGACCCGTTTTGGCGGGCTCAGATCACTGAGCTATCGGTTGATGAGCAGGGAAGGATAACAATGTGGCCGCAAGTGGGCAACCATCAGATCGAATTCGGGACTCCGACCGATCTGGAGGCCAAGTTGAAAAAACTGAAATTATTTTATACGGACGTTCTACCGGTAAAAGGTTGGGACCGATATAGCCGGGTGAATGTCCAATACAGAAATCAAATCGTGTGCGAATGA
- the ftsA gene encoding cell division protein FtsA encodes MTTTNIGDKIVVGLDIGSTKVCAVAGRVVRNNKDQETLEVLGVGETLLTDGVTKGSVVNVNNTVSAIKRAVAEASNQSNLNIHLVNVSFSGAHVLSVKSSGSITRSSSGDEIQSEDIDHLLSDMYRTSIPADKEIIHVLPMDFVVDGETNVNQPVGRNGVKLGADFQLITAQANAARNVRKCIMRNNLQQETMMLSPLASGLAVLTDEEKDAGVALVDIGGGTTELAIYYRGVLRHVAVFPWAGNSLTADIQSGCKIMPDQAEQLKKRFGNADPGEYNINEVVAVPGLSNRKPKDVLLKNVAVIIEDRLREIAALVQAEVIRAGYEGKLLAGIVLTGGTALVPGVEHIFSRVTGTEAKVGYPEHLEPNGRADLVGDPAYATAVGLVWAGYKTIDNRISFISDPARAAYIEEQAPAPARPSYGNPVISSRDKTPEKEIPKKEKGGFLSWLKEALQPIRGSETDPY; translated from the coding sequence ATGACGACGACAAACATTGGCGATAAAATCGTGGTAGGGCTCGACATCGGCAGTACAAAAGTGTGTGCCGTAGCGGGTCGGGTGGTGCGTAATAACAAAGATCAGGAAACACTCGAAGTGCTGGGCGTTGGCGAAACATTGCTGACCGATGGCGTGACGAAAGGATCGGTTGTAAATGTCAATAATACGGTAAGTGCAATCAAACGGGCTGTTGCGGAAGCATCGAATCAATCGAATCTGAACATTCATCTGGTCAATGTAAGCTTTAGCGGAGCGCACGTTTTATCAGTCAAGTCAAGTGGAAGTATTACTCGTTCGTCGTCAGGCGATGAGATTCAGTCGGAGGATATCGATCACCTGTTAAGTGACATGTATCGAACGTCCATTCCAGCTGACAAAGAAATTATTCACGTACTGCCAATGGATTTTGTGGTTGACGGCGAAACGAACGTCAATCAACCCGTAGGTCGTAACGGTGTTAAGCTTGGTGCTGATTTTCAGTTGATCACGGCTCAGGCTAACGCGGCCCGGAATGTTCGCAAATGCATCATGCGGAACAATCTTCAGCAGGAAACGATGATGTTGTCACCCCTGGCATCGGGATTGGCGGTGCTGACCGATGAAGAGAAAGACGCGGGTGTTGCACTGGTGGATATTGGTGGTGGCACGACTGAGTTAGCCATTTATTATCGGGGTGTTTTACGGCACGTAGCTGTATTTCCGTGGGCGGGCAATAGTCTGACTGCCGATATTCAGTCGGGTTGTAAAATAATGCCCGATCAGGCCGAGCAACTGAAAAAACGATTTGGCAATGCCGATCCGGGCGAATATAACATCAATGAAGTAGTAGCTGTACCGGGTTTGAGCAATCGCAAACCAAAGGACGTACTGCTCAAAAATGTGGCCGTAATTATTGAAGATCGGCTGCGCGAAATTGCTGCGCTGGTACAGGCTGAAGTGATTCGGGCTGGCTACGAAGGAAAACTGCTGGCGGGTATTGTGCTGACAGGCGGAACGGCTCTTGTACCGGGTGTAGAACATATCTTCAGCCGGGTAACGGGAACGGAAGCAAAAGTTGGCTATCCGGAGCACCTGGAACCAAATGGACGGGCCGATCTGGTGGGTGATCCGGCGTATGCCACGGCTGTTGGCCTGGTCTGGGCGGGTTATAAAACCATCGACAACCGGATCTCGTTCATCAGCGATCCAGCCAGAGCTGCTTATATCGAAGAACAGGCACCAGCGCCTGCTCGTCCATCCTACGGTAATCCGGTAATAAGCAGTCGGGATAAAACGCCTGAAAAGGAAATTCCCAAGAAGGAAAAAGGAGGATTTTTGAGCTGGCTGAAAGAAGCGCTCCAGCCAATTCGAGGCAGCGAAACCGATCCTTATTGA
- the ftsZ gene encoding cell division protein FtsZ — translation MLSQGYRFDIPDDNPTIIKVVGVGGMGGNAVKHMFNLEMKDVNFAVCNTDRQALMSNPVPTKLQLGDGLGAGTEAKAGEDAARASIEEIRNLLAPPTKMVFITAGMGGGTGTGAAPVVAEVAREMGLLTVAVVTAPYYFEGTDKKEQAREGIEKLKKSCDTVLVVLNDKLAELYSELTWTDAYAHADDVLANAVKSIAEIITTQGDINADFADVKKVLEGAGQSVMGSAEAGGEDRALNAIEAALNSPLLNDHDIRGAKRILLTISSSKEHAMKLKEQMAISEHVAKKIQAEARMFKFGAITDKNLGDSLRVTVIAAGFDGTDTLMNQLKGKSLPNVEETAVVEEVEETVDTPEDALNEENSLLTDEAALAEIEPTSPETATVTPKVNERELTPTGLNGTTIVRPESLNGSFRPTHDDDGGTLVMDEEERHDDADLIRRTVDAFAKGQYSASDLDRPAFERNKTVLYAMPLLPENEFVRSKLNE, via the coding sequence ATGCTGAGTCAGGGCTATAGATTCGATATACCAGACGACAATCCAACGATCATCAAGGTTGTGGGCGTGGGTGGCATGGGCGGCAATGCCGTCAAGCACATGTTCAACCTGGAGATGAAGGATGTAAACTTCGCCGTTTGCAACACAGACCGACAGGCTCTAATGAGCAACCCTGTGCCGACCAAGTTACAACTGGGTGATGGATTGGGAGCCGGTACAGAAGCGAAAGCCGGCGAAGATGCAGCCCGTGCCAGCATCGAAGAGATTCGAAACCTGTTGGCTCCACCGACCAAGATGGTTTTTATCACCGCCGGTATGGGGGGCGGCACGGGTACAGGTGCAGCTCCGGTTGTGGCCGAAGTGGCTCGTGAAATGGGATTATTGACGGTGGCCGTTGTTACGGCACCGTATTATTTTGAAGGGACCGATAAGAAAGAACAGGCCCGTGAAGGTATTGAAAAGCTGAAGAAAAGCTGCGATACGGTTCTGGTCGTGTTGAATGATAAGCTGGCCGAATTATACAGCGAACTCACCTGGACGGATGCCTATGCGCATGCGGACGACGTGCTGGCGAATGCGGTAAAAAGCATTGCCGAAATCATTACAACCCAGGGTGACATCAACGCTGACTTTGCCGACGTAAAGAAAGTGCTCGAAGGAGCTGGTCAGTCGGTGATGGGTTCGGCGGAAGCAGGTGGTGAAGATCGGGCGCTCAACGCCATTGAAGCAGCCCTGAATTCGCCATTGCTCAACGATCACGACATCCGGGGTGCCAAGCGTATTCTGCTCACAATCTCGTCCAGCAAAGAGCACGCTATGAAACTGAAAGAGCAAATGGCTATTTCAGAACACGTGGCCAAGAAGATTCAGGCCGAAGCCCGAATGTTCAAATTCGGTGCAATCACGGACAAAAATCTTGGGGATAGCTTACGGGTAACTGTCATAGCGGCTGGATTCGATGGGACAGATACGCTCATGAATCAGCTGAAAGGCAAATCGCTTCCTAACGTCGAGGAAACGGCTGTGGTCGAAGAAGTCGAGGAAACGGTAGATACACCCGAAGATGCGCTGAACGAAGAAAATTCGCTATTGACTGATGAGGCAGCATTGGCAGAGATCGAGCCAACATCGCCCGAAACGGCGACTGTTACGCCGAAGGTCAATGAACGCGAGTTGACACCTACGGGTCTCAATGGAACCACGATCGTGCGTCCCGAGTCCCTGAATGGCAGCTTCCGGCCAACCCACGATGACGATGGGGGCACACTGGTCATGGACGAAGAAGAACGGCATGATGATGCCGATCTGATCAGGCGTACTGTCGATGCTTTCGCGAAGGGGCAGTATTCCGCTTCTGATCTTGACCGGCCCGCATTTGAGCGCAACAAAACCGTTCTCTATGCTATGCCGCTGTTGCCTGAAAATGAATTCGTTCGCTCCAAGTTGAACGAATAA
- a CDS encoding DNA alkylation repair protein, translating into MTHLDVKSAILAQANPERAQSSASFFKTKPGQYGEGDQFMGLSMPQQHAIAKQYLTLSIDDVEQLVHEPFHEMRMTGLLIWVYQARKAGAIQQAILMDRYVANRRYVNNWDLVDVSCPYLVGQPLLQRDRSILYDLVQEDHLWSQRMAIVSTVAFIRAGQFADTLAIAELLLTHKHDLIHKAVGWMLREVGKRNIDALDEFLHDYGRQMPRTSLRYAIERFELARRTYYLTR; encoded by the coding sequence GTGACGCACCTCGATGTGAAGAGCGCCATTCTAGCGCAGGCTAACCCTGAACGGGCTCAGTCATCAGCCTCGTTTTTTAAGACGAAACCTGGTCAATACGGCGAAGGAGATCAGTTTATGGGGCTTTCCATGCCGCAGCAACACGCCATTGCCAAGCAATATCTAACGCTTTCGATCGACGATGTAGAACAGTTAGTGCACGAGCCGTTCCACGAAATGCGGATGACTGGTCTTCTGATCTGGGTATATCAGGCTCGAAAAGCCGGTGCGATACAGCAGGCGATTTTGATGGATCGATATGTGGCGAATCGGCGTTACGTCAATAACTGGGATTTAGTCGATGTATCGTGCCCGTACCTGGTCGGTCAGCCCTTGCTCCAGCGCGATCGTTCTATTCTTTACGACTTAGTGCAGGAGGATCATTTATGGAGCCAACGAATGGCGATCGTGTCGACAGTCGCGTTTATTCGAGCCGGACAATTTGCGGATACACTGGCTATCGCGGAGCTATTGCTGACGCATAAACATGATCTGATTCACAAGGCGGTTGGCTGGATGTTGCGGGAAGTGGGCAAGCGTAATATTGACGCACTCGACGAATTTTTGCACGATTACGGGAGGCAAATGCCCCGTACATCGCTGCGTTATGCGATCGAACGGTTCGAACTGGCCCGTCGCACCTATTATCTGACACGGTAA
- the accD gene encoding acetyl-CoA carboxylase, carboxyltransferase subunit beta encodes MSWFVRKDKGIQTPTEMKREAPDGLWYQCPNCKKVMHTREHKLNAYTCVHCNYHERIGSEAYFSILFDDNEFTELDATMISADPLNFVDTKAYPDRVKSTIAKTGLRDAVRTAYGPVNSRIVTMAVMDFNFIGGSMGSVVGEKIARAIDYAIKNKTPFLMISRSGGARMMEAGFSLMQMAKTSAKLALLSEAKLPYVSLLTDPTTGGVTASYAMLGDFNIAEPEALIGFAGPRVIRETIGKDLPKGFQSAEFVLDHGFLDFIVDRKDLKDKLTNLFRMLM; translated from the coding sequence ATGTCTTGGTTCGTCCGAAAAGATAAGGGTATTCAAACCCCGACCGAAATGAAGCGGGAAGCCCCCGACGGTCTGTGGTATCAATGCCCAAACTGTAAGAAAGTGATGCATACGCGCGAGCACAAACTCAACGCGTATACGTGTGTTCACTGCAATTATCACGAGCGAATAGGTTCGGAAGCTTATTTTTCCATCCTGTTCGACGACAATGAGTTCACCGAACTGGATGCAACGATGATCTCGGCCGATCCGTTGAACTTCGTTGACACAAAAGCGTATCCGGATCGGGTAAAGTCAACGATTGCCAAAACCGGGTTACGGGATGCCGTTCGGACTGCCTATGGTCCGGTCAACAGCCGAATCGTTACGATGGCGGTTATGGATTTTAACTTCATCGGCGGCTCGATGGGGTCGGTTGTCGGTGAGAAAATCGCCCGTGCCATTGACTACGCGATAAAAAATAAAACGCCTTTCCTGATGATTTCACGGTCGGGGGGAGCGCGGATGATGGAAGCCGGTTTTTCGCTGATGCAGATGGCAAAGACCTCCGCCAAATTAGCGTTGTTGTCGGAAGCGAAACTACCTTATGTATCGTTGCTGACGGACCCGACGACGGGTGGAGTTACGGCATCATACGCCATGCTGGGCGATTTCAACATTGCCGAGCCGGAAGCATTGATCGGCTTCGCTGGCCCACGGGTCATCCGGGAAACCATCGGTAAAGATTTGCCGAAAGGATTTCAGAGCGCCGAATTCGTTCTTGATCACGGCTTTCTCGACTTTATTGTTGACCGGAAAGATCTGAAAGACAAGCTGACAAATCTGTTTAGAATGTTGATGTAA
- a CDS encoding radical SAM protein, with protein sequence MRLVSHPVLCNYYVTYRCNATCSFCDIWERPSPYVTLDNARENLRDLKKLGVRVIDFTGGEPLLHRQLPELLQEAKRLGFITTVTTNALLYPKQAERLRGLVDMLHFSLDSPIAAEHDQSRGVRCFDKVMESIALARQLGERPDILFTVFDRNIEQIRQMHEEICLPNDLVLILNPVFEYNTVETGDRLSDAALKELSWWGKQKNVYLNEAFIQLRLDGGNHVDDPICKAGSTTIVISPENKLVLPCYHLGLKDFAVDGHLYDLYRSADVQKLVALEGRLPACEGCVINCYMQPSFAVEVNKYWWKALSSTLKYNWIKGTWKQLV encoded by the coding sequence ATGCGACTTGTCTCCCATCCGGTTTTGTGTAACTACTATGTGACGTACCGCTGTAACGCCACCTGTAGTTTCTGCGATATATGGGAGCGTCCTTCTCCGTATGTTACGCTGGATAATGCCCGCGAAAACCTTCGGGATCTGAAAAAATTAGGCGTTCGGGTGATTGATTTTACCGGTGGAGAGCCCTTGCTGCACCGTCAGTTGCCCGAACTGCTTCAGGAAGCTAAGCGGCTCGGCTTTATCACAACCGTCACGACCAACGCGTTACTGTATCCCAAACAGGCTGAACGCTTGCGGGGGCTGGTCGATATGCTTCATTTTTCGCTCGATTCACCCATTGCCGCCGAACACGATCAGTCTAGAGGAGTTCGCTGCTTCGATAAAGTAATGGAGTCGATCGCGCTGGCTCGGCAACTGGGTGAGCGACCCGATATTCTGTTCACCGTATTTGACCGGAACATCGAACAGATCAGGCAGATGCACGAAGAGATTTGTTTGCCCAACGATCTGGTTCTGATTCTGAATCCCGTTTTCGAGTACAATACGGTTGAAACGGGCGACCGTTTATCCGATGCCGCGCTGAAGGAGTTGTCGTGGTGGGGGAAACAAAAAAATGTTTACCTAAACGAAGCGTTTATTCAGCTCCGACTCGATGGTGGTAATCACGTCGATGACCCTATTTGCAAGGCAGGTAGCACCACCATCGTCATTTCTCCGGAAAATAAGCTTGTCTTACCCTGCTACCATTTAGGGTTGAAAGATTTTGCCGTTGACGGACACCTGTATGACCTCTACCGTTCAGCCGACGTGCAGAAACTGGTGGCGCTGGAAGGCCGACTGCCCGCCTGCGAAGGGTGCGTGATCAATTGCTACATGCAGCCGTCGTTTGCCGTTGAAGTGAACAAGTACTGGTGGAAAGCCCTGTCCAGCACGCTCAAGTACAACTGGATAAAGGGTACCTGGAAGCAACTGGTCTAA
- a CDS encoding T9SS type A sorting domain-containing protein, with translation MRTFLLLSLLILGGQVSYGTHLLGGYIQVKPIAGSSLTYEVTATLYLNEREGATAADNMNGILLCFGDGQTQTVTRQSRLLVSNREISVNTYRMNHTYAGPGTYSVTTSLQNRTPSVNIPNSATQQESLTLRTTFLTNTTPNQTPALALTTASFQIAANQRTTLSLQAKDAEGDSLVYALTRPLTINTNDPCSFRSIGSYQFPNDLTRQGTFKLASRTGELTWDMPTQLGYFSVAITVSEYRNGVLLSQTIEEIPLIVVDKPGTPGVLPPYEPALEGALVTALSNYKDEDVSFTVFPNPVDDRLQVVVQTSQPSTVSLRLVDANGRELHRLAFNRVARQHEQVIGMGSLAQGVYLIHATIDGRSMVRKIIKK, from the coding sequence ATGAGAACGTTTCTACTGCTAAGCCTACTGATTCTAGGCGGTCAGGTTTCTTACGGCACTCACCTACTCGGTGGTTATATTCAGGTAAAACCAATAGCAGGCTCCTCATTGACGTACGAAGTAACAGCAACTTTGTATCTCAATGAACGGGAGGGAGCCACTGCTGCTGACAATATGAACGGTATACTGTTGTGTTTCGGCGATGGGCAGACACAAACCGTAACCAGACAAAGCCGGCTGCTGGTGTCGAACCGAGAAATTAGCGTGAATACCTACCGGATGAATCATACCTACGCCGGTCCCGGCACCTATTCCGTAACAACCTCTCTGCAGAACCGGACGCCATCGGTCAACATTCCCAATAGTGCCACGCAACAGGAGTCCCTGACGCTGAGAACCACATTTCTGACCAATACAACCCCAAACCAGACGCCGGCATTGGCCCTCACGACAGCCAGCTTTCAGATCGCTGCGAATCAGCGAACTACCCTTTCCTTACAGGCTAAAGATGCCGAGGGCGATAGTCTGGTGTATGCGCTGACACGCCCGCTGACGATTAATACCAATGACCCGTGCAGTTTCCGATCCATCGGCTCGTACCAGTTTCCGAACGATCTAACCCGGCAGGGCACCTTTAAGCTTGCGAGTCGAACCGGCGAACTGACGTGGGACATGCCAACGCAACTGGGCTATTTTAGTGTGGCAATCACCGTCAGCGAATACCGAAATGGCGTTCTGCTGAGTCAGACAATTGAGGAAATTCCGCTAATTGTTGTCGATAAGCCCGGCACACCCGGCGTTCTTCCACCTTACGAACCAGCCCTTGAAGGAGCACTTGTTACGGCTTTATCCAACTATAAGGACGAAGACGTCTCGTTTACCGTTTTTCCAAATCCGGTTGACGATCGCCTGCAAGTGGTCGTCCAGACCAGCCAGCCGTCTACCGTATCGCTGCGATTAGTCGATGCAAACGGTCGGGAACTTCATCGACTCGCTTTCAATCGGGTAGCCCGGCAGCACGAACAAGTTATTGGTATGGGCAGTTTGGCACAGGGCGTTTATTTGATCCATGCCACGATTGACGGGCGGTCGATGGTGCGCAAAATTATAAAAAAGTGA
- a CDS encoding enoyl-CoA hydratase/isomerase family protein: MLYTADQTTELPASGFRYLRTTLDDHVLTITLNRPEKKNALNPAMLNELAFALAYAHYTASVWLVVLAAAGDTFCAGMDLKALSSGEGELGTVPEPAGPVRLGELMAQLRKPCVAQVQGPVYAGGFLLVGGSTYVVAAESATFSLPEVKRGLFPFQVLAILLEIMPARTALDLCLRARTLTATDALAIGLVTEIAPPDDLNSAVSRLTNELKQFSPTATTFGLRAYQQLKSLPSSEQQAYLYDQFQQLQQTPDAKEGMAAFLEKRKPNWTS; encoded by the coding sequence ATGCTTTACACGGCCGATCAAACCACCGAGTTGCCCGCCAGCGGCTTTCGTTACCTACGGACAACGCTGGACGATCATGTCCTGACGATCACGCTGAATCGCCCCGAAAAGAAAAATGCGCTGAATCCGGCCATGCTGAACGAACTGGCTTTTGCGTTGGCCTATGCGCACTATACTGCATCGGTTTGGCTTGTTGTGCTGGCAGCCGCAGGGGACACCTTCTGCGCCGGTATGGACCTGAAAGCGCTGTCGTCTGGTGAGGGTGAGCTGGGTACGGTTCCTGAACCAGCCGGCCCTGTTCGGCTGGGTGAGCTGATGGCGCAACTGCGCAAACCCTGCGTTGCCCAAGTACAAGGGCCGGTGTATGCGGGTGGCTTTCTGCTGGTAGGAGGGAGTACCTACGTTGTTGCGGCTGAGTCGGCAACGTTTAGCCTGCCGGAGGTGAAGCGGGGCCTGTTCCCGTTTCAGGTACTGGCTATATTACTGGAAATCATGCCTGCCCGAACGGCTCTCGATCTGTGCCTGCGCGCCCGAACACTGACTGCCACCGATGCGCTGGCCATCGGTCTGGTAACAGAAATTGCTCCACCGGATGACTTAAATTCAGCGGTCAGCCGCTTGACGAACGAATTAAAACAGTTTTCGCCGACCGCTACCACCTTTGGGCTACGCGCCTATCAGCAACTGAAAAGCCTGCCGTCGAGCGAACAGCAGGCTTATCTGTACGACCAATTTCAGCAGCTTCAGCAAACACCCGATGCGAAAGAAGGCATGGCGGCTTTTCTGGAGAAACGAAAACCGAACTGGACGTCGTAA